A single window of Gammaproteobacteria bacterium DNA harbors:
- the iscU gene encoding Fe-S cluster assembly scaffold IscU, with the protein MAYSEKVLDHYENPRNVGSFEKNDLDVGTGMVGAPACGDVMKLQIKVSKDGIIEDARFKTYGCGSAIASSSLVTEWVKGKTLAQASTIKNSQIAEELALPPVKIHCSVLAEDAIAAAIADYKTKHPEFSGQ; encoded by the coding sequence ATGGCATACAGTGAAAAAGTTTTAGATCATTATGAAAATCCACGTAATGTTGGATCATTCGAAAAAAATGATCTTGATGTAGGAACCGGCATGGTCGGTGCACCTGCGTGTGGCGACGTAATGAAATTACAAATCAAAGTAAGCAAAGACGGCATTATCGAAGATGCGCGTTTTAAAACCTATGGTTGTGGTTCAGCAATTGCCTCTAGTTCTTTGGTGACCGAATGGGTCAAAGGAAAAACGTTGGCGCAAGCTTCTACGATTAAGAATAGTCAAATTGCGGAAGAGCTCGCATTGCCGCCGGTTAAAATCCATTGTTCAGTATTAGCAGAAGATGCGATTGCTGCGGCAATTGCAGATTACAAAACCAAACACCCAGAATTTTCTGGCCAATAA
- the iscA gene encoding iron-sulfur cluster assembly protein IscA, whose product MSVTLTTAAAKHVQKSLQQRGKGLGLRLGVRTTGCSGLAYVMEYADELQPEDAVFESHALKIIVDPKSLLYIDGTELDFVREGLNEGFKFQNPNVKDECGCGESFTV is encoded by the coding sequence ATGAGCGTAACATTAACCACTGCCGCCGCAAAACACGTACAAAAATCTTTGCAACAACGTGGCAAAGGTTTAGGTTTGCGTTTAGGTGTTCGCACCACCGGCTGTTCGGGTTTGGCCTATGTAATGGAATACGCGGATGAGTTGCAGCCTGAAGATGCCGTTTTTGAATCGCATGCTTTAAAAATTATTGTGGACCCTAAAAGTTTGCTTTATATCGATGGCACGGAATTGGATTTTGTACGCGAAGGTTTGAATGAAGGTTTTAAATTCCAAAATCCTAACGTTAAAGACGAATGTGGTTGTGGTGAAAGCTTTACGGTGTAA
- the hscB gene encoding Fe-S protein assembly co-chaperone HscB, with translation MNAAQTANNYFKLFELPENYAVKTDDLVTRYRLLQAQLHPDRYVDKSERERRMALERAALVNDAYRILRDDVERGLYLLSLHQPEIAQQKPTLSSEFLMTQMELREALVEANCFDQLHTLLASVRIAMLESVARIALALDNDAQFLKALNELAELQFLKKLAQEIDDRLFGLES, from the coding sequence ATGAATGCTGCACAGACGGCTAATAACTATTTTAAGTTATTTGAATTGCCGGAAAATTATGCCGTTAAGACAGACGATTTGGTAACGCGTTATCGTTTGTTGCAAGCCCAATTGCATCCTGATCGATATGTAGATAAAAGTGAGCGTGAACGCCGTATGGCCTTAGAACGCGCTGCTTTGGTGAATGATGCGTATCGAATTTTGCGCGATGATGTGGAGCGTGGTTTGTATTTATTAAGCTTGCATCAGCCTGAGATAGCGCAACAAAAACCGACCTTGTCGTCTGAGTTTTTAATGACGCAGATGGAGTTGCGCGAAGCATTGGTAGAAGCGAATTGCTTTGATCAATTACATACATTATTAGCATCTGTGCGCATTGCTATGCTTGAATCGGTTGCGCGTATTGCGCTTGCATTAGATAACGATGCGCAATTTTTGAAGGCGTTGAATGAATTGGCTGAATTGCAATTTTTGAAAAAATTAGCGCAAGAAATTGATGATCGTTTATTTGGACTCGAATCTTAA